Sequence from the Segatella copri genome:
GAATTCATGAAGAAAACTATGATTGTTGCAGCCTTGATGGCTTTGGTAGCCACAGGAGCAAATGCGAAGAAAGCTGCAGACTCTGCAGAAGTAGCAAAGAACAAACCTGTATTTACTGTAGTAAAGCAGAATCCTATCACTAGCATCAAGGACCAGAACCGCAGTGGTACGTGCTGGGCTTACTCTACCCTCAGCTACTTCGAGAGCGAAATCTTGAAGAAGACAGGTAAGACCTACGACCTCAGCGAAATGTTCGTAGCCAACAAGACTTATATGGACCGCGCCACAGTGGCAGTAAGAATGCACGGCGACGTGAGCTTCTCTGAGGGTGGTAGCGCCTACGATGTACTCTATGCTTTGCAGCACTATGGTATTGTACCTGAGTCTGCCATGCCTGCACCAGGTTCATTGACAGGTGACTCTTTGGCTAACTTCGGTGAGTTCTTCAACGTAATGACTCCATACGTAGAGGCAGTAGCAAAGAGCACAGCTAAGAAGCTTTCTCCAGCCTGGAAGAGCGGTCTTCAGGGCATCATCGACTCTTACATCGGTAAGGCTCCTGAGAAGTTTACATACGAGGGCAAGCAGTATACTCCACAGAGTTTCTGCCAGAGCCTCGGTTTGAATCTTGATGATTATGTAACCATTACCAGCTACACCCACCACCCAATGTGGAGCAAGTTTGCTGTTGAGGTACAGGATAACTGGCGCTGGCCTTTGAGTTACAACGTTCCTATGGAAGACATCTGCAAGATCATCGACAACGCTGTAAACAACGGTTACACAGTAGCTTGGGGTGGTGACGTAACAGAAGACGGTTTCACTCGCAAGGGTCTCGGTATCGCTTACGACGTAAAGAAGGTTCGCTCTATGGCCGGTACAGATGCTGACCATTGGTTCAAGCTCTCTAAGGACGAGAAGAAGGAGAAGTTTGATTCTCTCGGCGTAAATGCTCCTGAGATTGTTCCTACACAGGCTATGCGTCAGGAAGCATTCGACAATTGGGAGACAACTGATGACCACGGTATGCACATCTACGGTATCGCTAAGGATCAGAACGGCAAGGAGTACTACATGGTTAAGAACTCTTGGGGCGAGTATGGTGACTACAAGGGAACCTGGTACATGACCAAGGCTTTCGTAGCCTACAAGACTATGGACTTCATGGTTAACAAGAACGCCCTTCCTAAGGACATCCGCAAGAAGCTCGGAATCTAGGAGAGTTTTAATAGTTAAAAGTTATAGTTAACAGTCTATAGGTTTTCTATGGACATTCTCCTAAACAAAAATATTCAAGGGGCAGCAAACCGATGAGTTTGCTGCCTTTTTTGTTGCCAAGAAAATCTCTTATTCACTTATTTTGGGTTGCCAACAAGTCTTATTTTTACTTATTTCTAGGTAATTTAATAAAATTCCTCCCTAAACATTTCCTTTTGTCATTTTATTTTCGTAACTTTGGGGGCAGAAATAAAAAATAATTAAAATGCATTTTAAATGGAATTACGAATCACCAACACCTGAACAGCAAAAAGCAGCTGAAGAATTAGGCGCCAAGCTAAATATGAGCCCAGTTCTTGCCCATTTGCTCATCAAGCGCGAGATTACGACAGAGTCTGCAGCCAAACGGTTCTTCCGTCCACAACTCTCAGATCTCATCAATCCATTCCTGATGAAAGACATGGATATTGCCGTAGACCGCCTGAACGATGCTATGGGTAGAAAGGAACGTATCCTTGTTTACGGAGACTATGACGTAGACGGATGCACCGCCGTTGCCCTGGTGTACAAATTCTTGCAGCAATTCTATTCAAACATCGACTACTACATTCCCGACCGCTACGACGAAGGTTACGGAGTGAGTAAGAAAGGAATAGATTTTGCTCATCAGACTGGTGTAAAACTGATTATTATTCTAGACTGCGGAATCAAGGCTATTCAGGAGATAGAATATGCCAAGAGTCTGGGAATAGACTTCATCATCTGCGACCATCACGTTCCTGACGATGTGATGCCACCTGCTGTGGCCATACTCAATCCGAAGCGTCCTGACGATCCATTCCCATTCAAGCATCTCTGCGGATGCGGTGTAGGATTCAAGTTTATGCAGGCTTTTGCCAAGAACAACAACATTCCGTTCTCCAGGCTCATTCCTCTGCTCGACTTCTGCGCCGTGAGTATTGCTGCCGACATTGTGCCGGTGGTAGATGAGAACAGAATACTCGCCTTCCATGGCCTTAAGTTGCTGAATACCAACCCAAGTATCGGTCTGAAATCCATCATCGACATCTGCGGACTGAACGGACGCGAACTCTCTATGAGCGATATTGTGTTCAAGATTGGTCCCCGCATCAATGCTTCAGGCAGAATGGAGAACGGCAAGCTGAGCGTAGATCTGCTGGTAGAAAGAGACTATTCCTCAGCCCTGCGCATGGCCAGACACATCAATGAGTACAATGAGCAGCGCAAAGACATAGACAAGCAGATGACTGAAGAAGCCAACGGCATCGTATCGCGTCTGGAAAGCATGAAACACAATTCCAGCATAGTGCTCTATGATGAAGGCTGGAAAAAGGGAGTCATTGGCATTGTTGCTTCCCGACTCACCGAAATCTACTTCCGCCCTACCATTGTTCTGACCCGGGATGGTGATATGGCTACAGGTTCAGCACGTAGCGTAACGGGATTTGACATCTACTCAGCCATCAAGAGTTGCCGCGACCTCCTGCTCAATTTCGGTGGTCATACCTATGCTGCCGGACTTACCTTGAAGTGGGATAAGGTTAGAGAGTTCAGAGACAGGTTCCAGCATTATGTAGAAGAGCATATTTCGCCTCAACAGACAGAACCGGTGCTCAACATAGATGCTGAAATAGACTTTAAAGACATTACCAAGCATCTGCAGGCCGACTTGAAGCGCTTCTCTCCTTTCGGTCCATGTAACCAGAAACCTATTTTCTGCACCAACCGGGTATATGATTATGGTACCAGCAAGGTGGTGGGCAGAGAACAGGAACACATCAAGTTGGAACTGGTAGACTCAAAATCGAGCACGGTCTTAAACGGCATCGCTTTCGGTCAGAGTGCAGCTGCCCGCTACATCAAGAGTAAGCGAAGTTTCGACATAGCCTTCACCATAGAAGAGAATATTTTTAAGAAAAACCAAGTTCAACTTCAGATAGAAGACATCCGTCCAAACGAAGGATGAGGTACTTAGCCCTATGCATGGATTAGGCACTGATTACTCGGATTACACGGATTTGTAGAGCAAAATCCGTCAGGACGCAAAAGCATCGAAATCTGCAAGGGCAAAAGTTTCAAAAAATGGCAGATAAATATCAAGAAATACTACGTACATATTGGGGGTATCCTGACTTTCGCGGCATACAACGAGACATCATCGAGAGTATAGCCCGAGGTGAGGATACCCTCGGTCTTATGCCTACAGGTGGCGGTAAATCCATCACCTTCCAGGTTCCAGCCCTTGCCCAAAAGGGCGTCTGTATTGTGGTAACTCCACTCATTGCGCTGATGAAGGATCAGGTACAGCATCTCAAGGCCCGCAACATCCTGGCTGAAGCCATCTACACAGGATTGTCGCGCCAAGAGATTCTCCGAATATTGGAAAATTGTATTTTCGGTGAAATCAAGTTTCTGTATGTTTCACCAGAACGTCTTTCTTCAGAATTGTTCCAAACTAAACTGCGCCACATTCCGGTGAGTTTCATCACGGTAGATGAAGCTCACTGCATCAGCCAGTGGGGTTACGATTTCCGCCCGTCTTATCTCGAAATTGCAAAAATAAGAGATATGAAGCCCGGTGTACCAGTCCTTGCTCTTACGGCTACGGCCACTCCCGATGTAGTAGAAGATATCCAGAACCAGCTTCACTTCAAGAAGCAAAACGTATTTAAAATGAGTTTTGCCCGCAAGAATCTTGCCTATGTGGTGCGCACCACCAACGACAAGTTGACCGAAATGGTTCATATCCTACAGTGTACCCAAGGCTCAGCAATCATTTACGCGAGAAGCCGAAAACGAACCAAGGAGATGGCAGAACTTCTGAACAAACAAGGTATTTCTGCTACATTTTACCATGCCGGACTGGATTCCGACGTGAAGGATATCCGACAGAAGAACTGGCAAAATGACGAGATAAGGGTAATGGTAGCAACCAATGCTTTCGGCATGGGAATAGACAAGTCAGATGTGAGAATGGTAATTCATATAGATTGTCCAGACTCACTGGAAGCCTATTTTCAAGAGGCGGGACGAGGCGGAAGAGACGGCGAAAAGGCTTATGCTGTGCTGCTCTACAACCAGAGCGATGAAAACAAACTCATGAAACGCATAGACGAAACCTTCCCAGACAAAGAATTCATCAAAGACGTTTACGAGCATCTTGCTTACTTTTTCCAGGTGGCAGTTGGAAGCGGAATGGAACAGACTTTCATGTTCGAGATAGAGAAGTTCTGCTTCACCTACAAGTACTTCCCTACTCGCGTAGACTCGGCTCTGCGCATTCTGGAGCGCTCAGGCTATATCCACTACGAGGACAATCCTGACGGAAAAGCAAGAATCAGATTTAACATCAGCCGAAATGATCTCTATCTGCTAGAGAATGTTTCGGAGAAGGAAGAGTCTGTTATTACGGGGCTTCTGCGTAATTACGGCGGTCTGTTTACCGACTATGTTTACATTGATGAGTCGCTGATAGAGCGTGTAAGCGAACTAAACCGTCAGCAGGTATACATGATTCTGAAAAATCTGAGTGCCCGCCACATCATCGACTTCATTCCCCGCCGCAAGACACCTTATATCAGCTACACGCGTCCTAGGGAAGATGGTTTCAGAGTTATCATCCCTGAGGAGGTATGGGAAGTACGCAAGAAACAGTTTACTGCCCACATCAAGAGCATTATCAGTTATGCAAAGAACGACAGCATCTGCCGTTCGCGCCAGCTTCTGAGTTATTTTGGCGAAAAAACGAAAATGAAGGACGACTGCGGGATATGTGATGTCTGCATAGACCACAAAATACCCCAGAAGCAAACTATTATATCAGAAATTCTAGACTTGCTGAAAGACGGAAAGCCACATGACATTACAGAACTAAACCAACTGAAATATGATTCAGAAGATATGGCTGCAGTTCTTGAAGAAATGGTTGCAGAGAATATGTTTTATGTCGAGGGAGACAAAATCGTTCATGACCCATAAATGAAATAGCAGAAAGGTGTATCATAAGTTATACTTTATGAGCCCGCTCCCATATGAAATCACTAAAGCCCCTTATAAACAGAAAAAAGGGAACGACACCTCTCGGGCCATTCCCTTTTCAACATTATGTACGAGAAAAAAATTAGTTATTCTCAGGGCGAAGTTTACGAACTGTAACACCAGCCTGCCACATTTCCTTGTTGCGCATAGCCTCGAGTTCAGCGTTCAACTTCTCGCGGTAATCAGCCTGAGAGTTCTTGTCGATAGAAATCTGAGCCTCGTTACCAGTCTTTACAGAGTAGTACAACCACTCCATTACAGGCTTGATAGCCTCACGGAAACGAGGAGCCCAGTCAAGAGCACCACGCTGAGCTGTTGTTGAACAGTTAGCATACATCCAATCCATACCCTTAGCACCGAAGAGAGGGCCAAGGCTCTGTGTGAGCTCCTCAACAGTCTCGTTGAAAGCCTCAGATGGTGAGTGACCATTCTCGCGGAGCACGTCATACTGTGCCTCCAACAATCCCTCAATTGCACCCATCAATGAGCCACGCTCACCTGTGAGGTCAGAAGTAGCCTCACGCTGGAATGTTGTCTTGAACAAATAACCGGCACCGATACCGATACCGAAGGCAATAGTCTTCTCCTCTGCCTTGCCAGATGCATCCTGATATACAGCGTAAGAGCAGTTCAAACCACGACCCTCGCAGAACATAGTGCGGAGAGAAGTACCAGAACCCTTAGGAGCAACCATGATTACATCAATATCCTTTGGTGGAACAACGCCTGTGCGGTCGCTCCAGTTGATAGCGAAACCATGTGAATAATACAAAGTCTTACCTGCTGTGAGGTGTGGCTTAATCTTTGGCCAGCATGCAATCTGACCGGCATCAGAAAGCAACATACAGATGATAGTACCCTTTTCAGCAGCTTCCTCGATAGAGAACAATGTCTTACCAGGAACCCAACCATCCTTCAGACACTTCTCGTAGGTCTTACCCTGACGCTGTCCGACGATGACGTTGAAACCATTATCGCGAAGGTTACAAGCCTGACCAGGACCCTGGATACCATAACCGATAACTGCGATTGTTTCGTTCTTCAATACTTCACGTGCTTTCTCCAATGAAAATTCATGACTGGTGACAACAGTTTCCATTACGCCACCGAAATTCATTTCTGCCATAATTTTTATTTTTTTTGTGCGGCTTGCCGTTTGTGGAGCCGCGGGTTATACTTGTCCATACGGATGCGAGCTGTATTCTTATCCAAAGAGAGCCTGTTTGATCCGTCCACCCCCTATCCAAGAAGGCGGCTCTGGGTTTATTCTTATTTTCTGAGTGCAAAGGTAAGCAAATAAAATGAAACCACCAAATTTTTCTTTCAATTTTTAATAAATTTAGCCTTACTTCTTACAACTTCCACCTCATTTACGTCATTTTTGTCGGTTTTTGTTATCTTTATGCAGTATTCTTGCATTTTTTCTGCCTCACTTGTTTCTTCCAAATAGAAATGAAGTTGGTCTCCCTGGTGACTTTCTGCTACATAAGCTATCTCAAATCTTTGCAAAAAGTGATTTTTGTAATAATCCAGATCAAAGAGGTCGAGGATATGTTCGATGTATTTCACCGAGTTGATGTGCCCGTTAACATCTACATCATGATAATAGGTGTCAATGGTTCTCACCAGCTTGGCATCCTTGCCCATTTTCACTCTCGAACTTGCCTGGATAGGACAAGGTTTTTCCGAATCAATATATTCTTTGATGAGTCCGTCGTGAATTTCAAAAATATCAACAGGCTGTCGGGTTTCCGTATCAATCATTGCCCACACGCTCTTGCCGTAGCCGTAAACCTTGGCTTCTTCGGATGATGATGTCTTGCCGCAGATTTTGAAATCTCGGGATGTGAAATATTTCATGGCACTCTCGCACCAGGTTTCTACCACAAAGCGGTCGTAAGACTTCGGCATCTCTGTCATCTCAATGGCCAGTCGGCTGAGAACCCATGTCTTGTGTCGGGGCATGAGGTAGTTCATACCGAACCCGCGGTCGTTGCTGTGAAAATCGGCAGCATTGAGCAGATGATTTCCGAGATGCCCCATAAAGAGGTGGCTGCTGAAATCGCAGTGGAAAGGCTCCGATAGGAATTCGTAACGCCCTACCTTATCTAATATTTTCTGTTCCATAATATCTGTCTCGTCCTTTTATCTTGTTGTTTGTCTTGTTGTTTTAAACCGAAAAAGCCCCCTGCTCCGCTAGTTTGAAGCCAGGGGAACAAAGGGCATCAAAATATGAAAGAAATCTAATCTTCTGAATTCTGCTTGAGATAATCAGAGATGGGTTCGTCAAAACTTCTCGTTACAGCGATTCTGCCGCTTCGGGTATACTGAAGCAGGCAGTTGTAGCTGTTGAGCTGCTGGAAGAGGTCGGCGATGTCTTCGGTAAGTCCTGCCAGAAGCACGGTGCTGTAGGTAGGATTCACCTCCATCATGCGGGCATCATGCTTGCGGATGGTGCGCGAAACCTCTGGATTTTCTAGCAATACCGGAGTGGAAATCTTGAAGAGAGCCACTTCATGGATGAAGATCTGGTCGTCGGAGTAGTAATCGCTCTTCACCACGTCAATCTTCTTCTCTATTGCCTTGTTGATTTTCTCAATCTGCTCTTCATCACTCCAAACCGTGATGGTATACTTGTGTATATTCTTGATACTGCTGGCCGAAACATTCAAGCTCTCGATGTTTACCTGTCTGCGAGTAAACACGGCGGTAATCTGATTCAGGATACCGGCAATGTTTTCTGAGTAAACAAGCAATGTATATAATTTCTTTTCGTTGTTATTCTCCATTTTTCCAAATTTTAAAATAATCGGTTACTTTTCGGAGGATGCTTCCTCATGAAGGAATTTACACCTTATTATATATAGCCGAAAGCTTTTAATAATTCAACTCGAGTTGCATCTCATCTACACTCTTGCCCGGCAGCGTCATCGGAACGATGTCTTCATTCTCCTTGATGGCGCACTCCAACAGGTAAGGACCCTTGGTGCTGATCATCTTCTCCACCTTAGCCTGAAGGTCCTTGCGGTCTATTACCACATCGTATGGTATGCCGTAGGCCTTGGCAATCTCTGCATAATGAGGATTCATCATGTGGGTGAAGGAGTGACGGCCGCCGAACATCAGGTCTTGCCACTGGCGAACGTTGCCCAGATAGTTGTTGTTCAGCAGAATCATCTTTACCGGTGCCTGCTGCTCCATGATGGTGCCCAGTTCCTGGATGTTCATCTGGAAACCGCCGTCGCCGAAGAAACAGCAGATGGTGCGATCGGGAGCTCCGAAGGTGGCACCGATGGCTGCCGGAAGGCCGAAGCCCATGGTTCCGAAACCACCACTGGTTACGATGCTCAGCTTCTTGGTAAACTTGAAGTAGCGGCTACTGATCATCTGGTTCTGACCTACGTCGTTTACGAGAACAGCCTCATTATGAGTAGCTTCCGTTACCACGTTGGTCACCTCGCCCATAAGCAGCGGTCCCTCTGTAGGGTGGATATCCTTCTCTATTACCTTTTCCTGTTCCTGCTGGCGGTATTCCTCGAAGGAATCTCTCCACTCGCGGTGAACATTCTTGTTCAGCAGACGGGTAATGGCTGGCAGACTCTGCTTGCAGTCGCCCACCACAGCCACATCTGTCTTGATAACCTTATCAATCTCAGCCTTGTCAATGTCCAGGTGAATAATCTTGGCCTGGGGAGCATACTTAGAAGGCACGCCTGTGATACGGTCGCTGAAACGCATACCGATGGCGATGAGCACATCACACTCCTGGGTCTTCATGTTGGTAGCATAAGAACCGTGCATGCCGAGCATACCCATGTTGAGCGGGTGATTGCTAGGCAGGGCAGAAAGGCCGAGCAGGGTTCTGCCGGCAGGGATATCTGCCTTCTCGAGGAATTCGATGAGTTCATTATGTGCACCGCCAAGCTCTACTCCATGACCCACGAGGGCGAATGGTTTCTTGGCATTGTTGATGAGTTCGGCAGCTTCAGCCACCGCCTTTTCATCTATCGTAGGATAAGGGTTGTAAGATGTAACCTTCTCACATTTCACTGGTTCCCACTCGCATGTAGCCACCTGCGCATTCTTTGTAAAGTCGAGCACCACAGGTCCCGGACGTCCGCTGCGGGCGATGTAGAAAGCACGGCTCACAGCCCATGCCACATCCTCGGCACGGCGTATCTGGTAAGACCACTTGGAGATTGGCTGGGTAACACCCACGAGGTCTACCTCCTGGAAGGCATCGGTACCCAGGGCACCTACGCCTACCTGTCCGGCGATGACTACGATTGGTGTAGAATCCATCATGGCATCAGCGATGCCGGTCAATGTATTTGTAGCTCCAGGACCACTAGTGACAAGAGTGACGCCCACTTCGCCGCTGACTCGGGCATAACCCTGTGCAGCGTGAGCAGCAGCCTGCTCGTGACGTACCAAGATGTGGTCAAACATCTTCTTTTCACCTCTCGTGTAACCGTACAGTGCATCAAACACTGGCATGATGCTGCCGCCCGGATATCCGAAGATGGTTTTAACATCCTCGTTTTTCAGGGAGCGCATCAGTGCTTCGGCTCCTGTTATTACTTCTTTTGCCATTTATATGTTATTATTCTGAATAATTCAAAAACTTTTCTTTTCTCAAAGACTCTAAAAACTGTCTTTTCAAAGACTCTCGAAGATTAGTCGATGATTCTCACACCGCCCTTATCTGCCGAACTTACGCTCTGGGCATAAGCGCGCAGTGCCTTGCTAACCACGCGGTTGCGCTTCAGCGGCTGCTGTGGGCGTGCTGCGAGTTCCTCGTCAGAGAGCTTCACATTGATGGAGCGGCTAGGGATATCAATGACGATGATGTCGCCATCCTTAATCTTGCCGATGTTACCACCTGCTGCAGCCTCAGGACTGATGTGACCGATGCTCAAGCCTGATGTACCGCCTGAGAAGCGGCCGTCGGTGATGAGGGCACATTCCTTGCCCAGGTGACGGCTCTTGATGTAAGAGGTTGGGTAGAGCATCTCCTGCATGCCAGGGCCACCCTTCGGACCCTCGTGGGTGATGACTACGCAGTCGCCTGAGTTAACCTTTCCACCGAGGATGCCTTCGCATGCATCTTCCTGAGAATCAAAGCATACGGCTGGACCCTCAAAATGCCAGAGCACTGGGTCTACGCCGGCTGTCTTTACTACGCAACCGTTCTGGGCGATGTTGCCGAAGAGCACTGCCAGTCCGCCATCCTTGGTGTAGGCATGCTCGAGGTCGCGGATACAACCCTCGGCGCGGTCGGTGTCAAGACTCTCCCACTGAGCGTCCTGACTACCCATCTGGGTAGAGAACTTTCTGCCCGGTGCTGAATGATAGATTCTGTCAGCCTCGGCATCAATCTCTGTGCCGGTAATATCGTATTTCTTCATCTGCTCATCGAGTGTTTTGCCGTCAACACGCTTTACGGCGCCGTTGATCAGACCGCCCTTGTTCAGCTCGTTCAGGATACCGAGGATACCACCTGCGCGGTTGCACTCCTGTACACTGTATTTCTGGGTGTTAGGGCTCAACTTGCAGAGGCAAGGCACCTTGCGGCTCAACTGGTCGATGTCTTCCATCTTGAAGTCTGCGCCAGCTTCCTGAGCTACTGCCAGCAAGTGGAGCACGGTGTTGGTGCTTCCGCCCATGGCGATGTCCAGGGTCATGGCATTGAGGAATGCGTCGCGGGTAGCTATATTGCGTGGCAATACGCTCTCGTCGCCGTCCTCATAATATGCATAAGCGTTCTTAACTATCTGGCGTGCTGCATCTTTAAAAAGTTGGATGCGGTTTTTGTGGGTAGCAAGAATGGTTCCGTTGCCTGGCAAGCTCAGACCGATGGCCTCGGTGAGTGAGTTCATTGAGTTGGCGGTAAACATACCTGAGCAGCTACCGCAACCTGGGCAGGCGCACTGCTCAATCTGCGTCATCTCCTCGTCAGAAACGCTTGTATCAGCACCCTTAATCATAGCTGTAATCAAGTCGGCGTTCTCACCCTTCCAGCGTCCGGCTTCCATAGGTCCACCTGAGCAGAACACTGTAGGAATGTTCAGTCGCATAGATGCCATGAGCATACCTGGGGTTACCTTGTCGCAGTTTGAGATGCAGATCATGGCGTCGGCTTTGTGAGCATTG
This genomic interval carries:
- a CDS encoding aminopeptidase C, with translation MKKTMIVAALMALVATGANAKKAADSAEVAKNKPVFTVVKQNPITSIKDQNRSGTCWAYSTLSYFESEILKKTGKTYDLSEMFVANKTYMDRATVAVRMHGDVSFSEGGSAYDVLYALQHYGIVPESAMPAPGSLTGDSLANFGEFFNVMTPYVEAVAKSTAKKLSPAWKSGLQGIIDSYIGKAPEKFTYEGKQYTPQSFCQSLGLNLDDYVTITSYTHHPMWSKFAVEVQDNWRWPLSYNVPMEDICKIIDNAVNNGYTVAWGGDVTEDGFTRKGLGIAYDVKKVRSMAGTDADHWFKLSKDEKKEKFDSLGVNAPEIVPTQAMRQEAFDNWETTDDHGMHIYGIAKDQNGKEYYMVKNSWGEYGDYKGTWYMTKAFVAYKTMDFMVNKNALPKDIRKKLGI
- the recJ gene encoding single-stranded-DNA-specific exonuclease RecJ, translated to MHFKWNYESPTPEQQKAAEELGAKLNMSPVLAHLLIKREITTESAAKRFFRPQLSDLINPFLMKDMDIAVDRLNDAMGRKERILVYGDYDVDGCTAVALVYKFLQQFYSNIDYYIPDRYDEGYGVSKKGIDFAHQTGVKLIIILDCGIKAIQEIEYAKSLGIDFIICDHHVPDDVMPPAVAILNPKRPDDPFPFKHLCGCGVGFKFMQAFAKNNNIPFSRLIPLLDFCAVSIAADIVPVVDENRILAFHGLKLLNTNPSIGLKSIIDICGLNGRELSMSDIVFKIGPRINASGRMENGKLSVDLLVERDYSSALRMARHINEYNEQRKDIDKQMTEEANGIVSRLESMKHNSSIVLYDEGWKKGVIGIVASRLTEIYFRPTIVLTRDGDMATGSARSVTGFDIYSAIKSCRDLLLNFGGHTYAAGLTLKWDKVREFRDRFQHYVEEHISPQQTEPVLNIDAEIDFKDITKHLQADLKRFSPFGPCNQKPIFCTNRVYDYGTSKVVGREQEHIKLELVDSKSSTVLNGIAFGQSAAARYIKSKRSFDIAFTIEENIFKKNQVQLQIEDIRPNEG
- a CDS encoding RecQ family ATP-dependent DNA helicase is translated as MADKYQEILRTYWGYPDFRGIQRDIIESIARGEDTLGLMPTGGGKSITFQVPALAQKGVCIVVTPLIALMKDQVQHLKARNILAEAIYTGLSRQEILRILENCIFGEIKFLYVSPERLSSELFQTKLRHIPVSFITVDEAHCISQWGYDFRPSYLEIAKIRDMKPGVPVLALTATATPDVVEDIQNQLHFKKQNVFKMSFARKNLAYVVRTTNDKLTEMVHILQCTQGSAIIYARSRKRTKEMAELLNKQGISATFYHAGLDSDVKDIRQKNWQNDEIRVMVATNAFGMGIDKSDVRMVIHIDCPDSLEAYFQEAGRGGRDGEKAYAVLLYNQSDENKLMKRIDETFPDKEFIKDVYEHLAYFFQVAVGSGMEQTFMFEIEKFCFTYKYFPTRVDSALRILERSGYIHYEDNPDGKARIRFNISRNDLYLLENVSEKEESVITGLLRNYGGLFTDYVYIDESLIERVSELNRQQVYMILKNLSARHIIDFIPRRKTPYISYTRPREDGFRVIIPEEVWEVRKKQFTAHIKSIISYAKNDSICRSRQLLSYFGEKTKMKDDCGICDVCIDHKIPQKQTIISEILDLLKDGKPHDITELNQLKYDSEDMAAVLEEMVAENMFYVEGDKIVHDP
- the ilvC gene encoding ketol-acid reductoisomerase produces the protein MAEMNFGGVMETVVTSHEFSLEKAREVLKNETIAVIGYGIQGPGQACNLRDNGFNVIVGQRQGKTYEKCLKDGWVPGKTLFSIEEAAEKGTIICMLLSDAGQIACWPKIKPHLTAGKTLYYSHGFAINWSDRTGVVPPKDIDVIMVAPKGSGTSLRTMFCEGRGLNCSYAVYQDASGKAEEKTIAFGIGIGAGYLFKTTFQREATSDLTGERGSLMGAIEGLLEAQYDVLRENGHSPSEAFNETVEELTQSLGPLFGAKGMDWMYANCSTTAQRGALDWAPRFREAIKPVMEWLYYSVKTGNEAQISIDKNSQADYREKLNAELEAMRNKEMWQAGVTVRKLRPENN
- a CDS encoding acyl-[acyl-carrier-protein] thioesterase yields the protein MEQKILDKVGRYEFLSEPFHCDFSSHLFMGHLGNHLLNAADFHSNDRGFGMNYLMPRHKTWVLSRLAIEMTEMPKSYDRFVVETWCESAMKYFTSRDFKICGKTSSSEEAKVYGYGKSVWAMIDTETRQPVDIFEIHDGLIKEYIDSEKPCPIQASSRVKMGKDAKLVRTIDTYYHDVDVNGHINSVKYIEHILDLFDLDYYKNHFLQRFEIAYVAESHQGDQLHFYLEETSEAEKMQEYCIKITKTDKNDVNEVEVVRSKAKFIKN
- the ilvN gene encoding acetolactate synthase small subunit translates to MENNNEKKLYTLLVYSENIAGILNQITAVFTRRQVNIESLNVSASSIKNIHKYTITVWSDEEQIEKINKAIEKKIDVVKSDYYSDDQIFIHEVALFKISTPVLLENPEVSRTIRKHDARMMEVNPTYSTVLLAGLTEDIADLFQQLNSYNCLLQYTRSGRIAVTRSFDEPISDYLKQNSED
- the ilvB gene encoding biosynthetic-type acetolactate synthase large subunit — protein: MAKEVITGAEALMRSLKNEDVKTIFGYPGGSIMPVFDALYGYTRGEKKMFDHILVRHEQAAAHAAQGYARVSGEVGVTLVTSGPGATNTLTGIADAMMDSTPIVVIAGQVGVGALGTDAFQEVDLVGVTQPISKWSYQIRRAEDVAWAVSRAFYIARSGRPGPVVLDFTKNAQVATCEWEPVKCEKVTSYNPYPTIDEKAVAEAAELINNAKKPFALVGHGVELGGAHNELIEFLEKADIPAGRTLLGLSALPSNHPLNMGMLGMHGSYATNMKTQECDVLIAIGMRFSDRITGVPSKYAPQAKIIHLDIDKAEIDKVIKTDVAVVGDCKQSLPAITRLLNKNVHREWRDSFEEYRQQEQEKVIEKDIHPTEGPLLMGEVTNVVTEATHNEAVLVNDVGQNQMISSRYFKFTKKLSIVTSGGFGTMGFGLPAAIGATFGAPDRTICCFFGDGGFQMNIQELGTIMEQQAPVKMILLNNNYLGNVRQWQDLMFGGRHSFTHMMNPHYAEIAKAYGIPYDVVIDRKDLQAKVEKMISTKGPYLLECAIKENEDIVPMTLPGKSVDEMQLELNY
- the ilvD gene encoding dihydroxy-acid dehydratase — translated: MKHPLRSSVCTEGRRMAGARALWVAAGMKHEQFGKPIIAIVNSFTQFVPGHTHLHEIGQIVKKEIEAMGCYAAEFNTIAVDDGIAMGHDGMLYSLPSRDIIADSVEYMVNAHKADAMICISNCDKVTPGMLMASMRLNIPTVFCSGGPMEAGRWKGENADLITAMIKGADTSVSDEEMTQIEQCACPGCGSCSGMFTANSMNSLTEAIGLSLPGNGTILATHKNRIQLFKDAARQIVKNAYAYYEDGDESVLPRNIATRDAFLNAMTLDIAMGGSTNTVLHLLAVAQEAGADFKMEDIDQLSRKVPCLCKLSPNTQKYSVQECNRAGGILGILNELNKGGLINGAVKRVDGKTLDEQMKKYDITGTEIDAEADRIYHSAPGRKFSTQMGSQDAQWESLDTDRAEGCIRDLEHAYTKDGGLAVLFGNIAQNGCVVKTAGVDPVLWHFEGPAVCFDSQEDACEGILGGKVNSGDCVVITHEGPKGGPGMQEMLYPTSYIKSRHLGKECALITDGRFSGGTSGLSIGHISPEAAAGGNIGKIKDGDIIVIDIPSRSINVKLSDEELAARPQQPLKRNRVVSKALRAYAQSVSSADKGGVRIID